In Mycoavidus cysteinexigens, a genomic segment contains:
- the rng gene encoding ribonuclease G, whose amino-acid sequence MKQEILINITPQEARVAIVQQGVAQELYIERTLSRGLVGNIYLGRVIRVLPGMQSAFIDIGLGRAAFLHIADLWQPGGKEHHVAPQPIEKVLNEGQTLMVQVIKDPFGNKGARLSTQISIAGRTLVYLPHEPHIGISQKIESEIEREAIRARLAEVLPAAEKGGYIIRTIAEDASQEELANDVLYLRKTWATIQSQAQRSPAPPLLYQDLELPQRVLRDFVNEHTTAIQVDSRETFQILLEFAAAFTPDVQAKLQHYADERPLFDLYDIETEIRQALAKRVDLKSGGYLILDQTEAMTTIDVNTGGYVGVRNFDDTIFKTNLEATHAIARQLRLRNLGGIIIVDFIDMENAEHREAVLKELSKALANDRIRTSLSGFSQLGLVEMTRKRTREALAHLLCEPCPTCSGRGQIKTARTVCYAVLREILREARQFNPREFRIIASPTVIDLFLEEESQNLAMLCDFIGKPVSLQAAASLSQEQYDIVLL is encoded by the coding sequence ATGAAGCAAGAAATTTTAATCAATATTACGCCGCAAGAGGCGCGGGTTGCAATTGTCCAACAAGGCGTGGCGCAAGAGCTCTATATTGAACGGACTTTGTCGCGTGGGTTAGTCGGCAATATTTACTTGGGTAGGGTAATACGAGTCTTGCCTGGCATGCAGTCGGCTTTTATCGATATTGGGCTTGGACGCGCTGCTTTTTTACATATTGCCGATCTTTGGCAGCCGGGCGGCAAAGAGCATCACGTAGCGCCTCAGCCGATTGAAAAAGTGCTCAACGAAGGGCAAACGCTGATGGTGCAGGTGATCAAAGATCCATTTGGCAACAAAGGGGCGCGCCTTTCAACGCAGATCAGCATTGCTGGCCGCACCTTAGTGTATTTGCCACACGAACCCCATATCGGCATTTCGCAAAAAATAGAAAGCGAGATCGAACGCGAAGCCATCCGCGCGCGCTTGGCAGAGGTTTTACCCGCCGCTGAAAAAGGCGGCTACATCATACGCACGATTGCCGAGGATGCAAGCCAAGAAGAATTGGCCAATGATGTACTTTATTTGCGTAAAACCTGGGCCACGATTCAAAGCCAAGCTCAACGCTCACCGGCGCCGCCCCTGCTCTACCAAGACCTTGAGTTGCCGCAACGCGTACTGCGTGATTTTGTAAATGAACACACTACAGCGATCCAAGTCGATTCACGCGAAACCTTTCAAATTCTGCTTGAATTTGCTGCAGCCTTCACCCCAGACGTGCAGGCAAAATTGCAACACTATGCTGACGAGCGGCCACTGTTTGATCTCTATGACATTGAAACCGAAATTCGGCAAGCCTTAGCTAAACGCGTCGATTTAAAATCCGGCGGCTATCTCATCCTCGATCAAACTGAAGCAATGACAACGATTGATGTGAATACCGGAGGTTATGTAGGCGTCCGTAATTTTGACGACACCATTTTTAAAACCAATTTAGAAGCAACCCATGCGATTGCGCGTCAGCTACGGCTACGTAATCTTGGCGGCATTATTATTGTCGACTTTATCGATATGGAAAACGCCGAGCATCGTGAAGCCGTGCTTAAAGAACTGAGTAAAGCGCTGGCGAACGACCGCATCCGTACCTCGCTGAGTGGTTTTTCTCAACTTGGATTAGTTGAGATGACGCGTAAACGAACTCGCGAAGCGCTCGCTCACCTGCTCTGCGAACCCTGTCCAACCTGCTCAGGCAGAGGCCAAATTAAAACCGCGCGCACCGTATGCTATGCCGTGCTGCGAGAAATTTTGCGCGAAGCACGGCAATTTAATCCACGCGAATTTCGGATTATCGCCTCGCCAACGGTGATCGATCTGTTCCTGGAAGAGGAATCGCAAAATCTTGCCATGCTCTGCGACTTCATTGGCAAGCCTGTTTCATTACAAGCCGCCGCCAGTCTAAGTCAAGAACAATACGATATTGTTTTGCTTTAA
- a CDS encoding glycosyltransferase family 2 protein — MKRATLSVIVVAMNEAHDIGDCLESVQHWADEIIVFDSGSTDGTPALCREFGARVFETDWPGDGPQKNRALAQACCDWVLCLDADERVSPELRAEIDCMLTDGSAHAAFSTPRRSSFCGRFMKHSGWWPDRIDRLFRRGQARFTDVRTHTRLIIDGTVGKLNAPIIHLAIPDVREALDKANAYSSAGAQTLFERGQHASLSQAIGHGLWAFIRTYLVRLGFLDGKEGFILAVANAEGTYYRYLKLMLMHRQNSKNGAR, encoded by the coding sequence ATGAAGCGCGCCACCCTTAGCGTTATTGTGGTTGCCATGAATGAAGCACATGATATTGGCGATTGTCTTGAATCAGTACAGCATTGGGCTGACGAAATCATTGTTTTTGATTCAGGAAGTACGGATGGAACACCTGCGCTTTGCCGTGAATTTGGTGCGCGCGTCTTTGAAACCGATTGGCCTGGCGACGGGCCTCAGAAAAATCGTGCACTGGCGCAGGCTTGCTGCGACTGGGTCTTGTGTCTTGATGCTGACGAGCGTGTGAGTCCCGAATTGCGTGCAGAAATTGACTGTATGCTAACAGATGGCTCCGCTCATGCCGCTTTCTCAACGCCACGCCGGTCAAGCTTTTGCGGCCGCTTTATGAAACACTCAGGCTGGTGGCCCGATCGCATTGACCGACTGTTTAGGCGAGGCCAAGCGCGTTTTACTGATGTGCGGACTCATACTCGCTTGATCATCGATGGCACAGTCGGCAAATTGAATGCACCGATCATTCATCTTGCGATTCCGGATGTGCGCGAAGCACTCGACAAAGCCAATGCTTATTCAAGCGCTGGAGCGCAAACTCTTTTTGAGCGTGGCCAACACGCCTCACTCAGCCAAGCAATCGGGCATGGCTTATGGGCTTTCATCCGCACGTATTTAGTGCGGCTCGGTTTTCTGGATGGTAAAGAAGGCTTTATCTTGGCTGTCGCTAATGCCGAAGGCACATATTACCGTTATCTCAAGCTCATGCTCATGCATCGGCAAAACAGCAAAAATGGCGCACGCTAA
- the purD gene encoding phosphoribosylamine--glycine ligase, producing the protein MKLLVIGSGGREHALAWKLAQAPRVQFVYVAPGNGGTARDERLRNIALTDLEELADFAQKERVAFTVVGPEAPLAAGVVNLFRSRGLKIFGPTQQAAQLESSKAFAKAFMMRHQIPTAAYASFEEATAAHRYVDAQGAPIVIKADGLAAGKGVVVATELAEAHAAIDTMLAGGNGARVVIEEYLSGEEASFIVMVDGKHVLPLASSQDHKRLLEHDAGPNTGGMGAYSPAPIVTPKLHARIMREIILPTVQGMEQEGIRYTGFLYAGIMIDAQGNPKALEFNCRLGDPETQPIMARLKGDFSNVIEHAIAGTLDQVELAWDRRTALGVVLAAHGYPEAPRKGDLISGIPAHTEQIQTFHAGTTLVDERLVTAGGRVLCVVGLADTVRGAQTAVYDVVNRIAFDGMQYRRDIGYRALNRKPLN; encoded by the coding sequence ATGAAGTTACTTGTTATTGGCTCAGGAGGCCGTGAGCATGCGCTGGCATGGAAACTTGCCCAAGCGCCCCGCGTACAGTTTGTCTACGTGGCTCCAGGCAATGGCGGTACGGCGCGCGACGAGCGGCTACGCAATATTGCTCTAACCGATTTGGAAGAGCTCGCCGATTTTGCCCAAAAAGAACGGGTCGCGTTTACGGTGGTCGGGCCAGAAGCGCCGCTCGCGGCGGGTGTGGTCAATCTGTTTCGTTCTCGCGGGCTTAAAATATTTGGCCCAACGCAGCAAGCAGCTCAATTGGAAAGTTCCAAGGCTTTCGCCAAGGCTTTTATGATGAGGCATCAGATTCCAACTGCCGCTTACGCTAGCTTTGAGGAAGCGACGGCGGCTCACCGCTACGTTGACGCACAAGGCGCGCCAATCGTGATTAAAGCGGATGGCTTGGCGGCGGGCAAAGGCGTTGTGGTCGCCACTGAACTGGCTGAGGCGCATGCCGCTATCGACACGATGTTGGCTGGAGGCAATGGCGCGCGGGTGGTGATTGAAGAATACTTAAGCGGTGAAGAAGCCAGCTTTATTGTCATGGTAGACGGTAAACATGTGCTCCCCCTGGCCTCTAGCCAGGATCATAAGCGTTTGCTCGAGCATGATGCAGGTCCGAATACAGGCGGCATGGGAGCCTATTCGCCGGCCCCGATTGTGACGCCCAAATTACATGCACGCATTATGCGGGAAATTATCTTGCCCACGGTGCAAGGTATGGAGCAAGAAGGAATTCGTTACACCGGCTTTCTGTATGCCGGGATTATGATCGATGCGCAGGGCAATCCCAAGGCGCTTGAATTCAACTGCCGTCTAGGCGATCCAGAAACGCAACCGATCATGGCGCGCTTAAAAGGGGATTTCTCTAACGTCATTGAACACGCCATTGCCGGCACGCTAGACCAGGTGGAGTTAGCCTGGGATCGCCGCACCGCGTTAGGGGTCGTACTGGCGGCGCATGGCTATCCAGAAGCGCCGCGGAAAGGAGATTTAATTTCTGGCATTCCAGCGCACACTGAACAGATCCAGACCTTTCATGCAGGAACCACCCTGGTTGATGAACGCCTGGTAACAGCGGGTGGCAGGGTACTGTGTGTCGTTGGACTGGCGGACACTGTGCGCGGCGCCCAAACTGCGGTCTACGATGTAGTGAATCGAATCGCTTTCGATGGGATGCAATATCGGCGCGATATTGGTTATCGCGCCTTAAATCGGAAACCATTAAATTAA
- the hemF gene encoding oxygen-dependent coproporphyrinogen oxidase, which produces MDSQIDFARVRSYLLNLQQQITASFEQLDAPRFIHDPWQRAPSEHLRGDGVSCIIEPGGLLESGGVNFSHVSGDTLPSSATSARPQLAGCSFEALGISLVLHPHNPYCPTVHMNVRLLAAMPAGAHTAPVFWFGGGMDLTPYYGFAEDARHFHRICRDAVAPFGADLYPRFKQACDEYFFLKHRNEPRGIGGIFYDDFSELGFEQGFKLMQSVGDAFTKAYLPIIQARRHLPFGPNEKAFQAYRRGRYVEFNLVCDRGTLFGLQSGGRTESILMSLPPVAHWRYNWKPEPDSPEAQLYSDFLIARDWL; this is translated from the coding sequence ATGGATTCTCAAATCGACTTTGCGCGCGTGCGCAGCTATTTACTTAATTTACAGCAACAGATCACAGCTTCTTTTGAGCAGCTTGATGCGCCGCGTTTTATCCATGATCCGTGGCAGCGTGCACCAAGCGAACACCTGCGTGGCGACGGCGTTTCATGCATTATCGAACCCGGTGGCTTGCTGGAAAGCGGCGGTGTTAACTTCTCTCACGTGAGCGGCGATACTTTACCGAGTTCAGCCACCTCTGCCAGGCCACAACTGGCTGGTTGCAGTTTTGAAGCACTCGGCATCTCACTCGTACTCCATCCGCATAACCCCTACTGCCCAACCGTGCATATGAATGTGCGTTTACTGGCGGCCATGCCCGCCGGCGCGCATACGGCTCCGGTATTCTGGTTTGGTGGTGGCATGGACCTTACACCTTACTATGGGTTTGCAGAGGATGCGCGCCACTTTCATCGTATTTGCCGTGATGCCGTTGCGCCATTTGGAGCCGATCTTTATCCGCGCTTCAAACAAGCCTGTGATGAGTACTTTTTTTTAAAGCATCGCAACGAGCCGCGCGGTATTGGTGGAATTTTTTATGATGATTTTTCCGAGCTAGGCTTTGAACAAGGGTTTAAGCTCATGCAAAGCGTTGGCGATGCCTTTACCAAAGCCTATTTGCCAATTATTCAGGCCCGCCGCCATCTACCCTTTGGTCCGAATGAAAAAGCCTTCCAAGCCTACCGTCGCGGTCGTTATGTTGAATTTAACCTCGTCTGTGACCGCGGCACGCTCTTTGGCCTACAAAGCGGCGGGCGGACTGAATCGATTTTAATGTCGCTGCCCCCAGTAGCACACTGGCGCTATAACTGGAAACCCGAGCCCGACTCGCCTGAAGCCCAGCTTTATAGCGATTTTCTGATTGCGCGCGATTGGCTATGA
- a CDS encoding YebC/PmpR family DNA-binding transcriptional regulator has protein sequence MAGHSKWANIKHKKAAADAKRGKVWTRLIKEITVAARLGGGDVNSNPRLRLAIDKATDANMPKDNIQRATQRGAGGLEGAHYEEIRYEGYGLAGAAIIVDCMTDNRTRTVAEVRHAFSKHGGNLGQDGSVVFMFTHCGQFLFAPGAPEESLMTIALEAGADDVMNHSDGSIEIVCVPSAFSQVKNALETAGFKAELAEITMKPHSEIACTGEDAVKMQKLLDTLENLDDVQAVFTNALIDEI, from the coding sequence ATGGCTGGTCATTCTAAATGGGCCAATATCAAGCATAAAAAAGCTGCTGCGGATGCAAAGCGCGGCAAGGTTTGGACACGTTTGATTAAAGAAATTACCGTGGCTGCTCGCTTAGGCGGCGGCGACGTGAATAGTAATCCGCGCTTACGGCTGGCGATTGACAAAGCCACTGATGCCAATATGCCCAAGGACAATATTCAACGGGCCACGCAACGCGGCGCGGGTGGGCTTGAAGGCGCCCACTATGAAGAAATCCGTTATGAAGGTTATGGCTTAGCGGGCGCTGCGATTATCGTCGATTGCATGACGGATAATCGCACTCGCACCGTCGCTGAAGTACGCCATGCTTTTTCCAAACATGGCGGCAACTTGGGACAGGATGGCTCCGTGGTTTTCATGTTTACGCACTGCGGGCAGTTTTTGTTTGCGCCGGGCGCGCCTGAAGAAAGCTTAATGACCATCGCTCTCGAAGCAGGGGCCGATGACGTCATGAATCATAGCGATGGCAGCATTGAAATTGTGTGTGTGCCAAGCGCTTTTAGCCAAGTCAAAAATGCTCTCGAAACCGCGGGCTTTAAGGCTGAATTGGCGGAAATCACCATGAAACCGCACAGCGAAATCGCCTGCACCGGCGAAGATGCAGTGAAAATGCAAAAATTGCTGGATACCCTTGAAAATCTCGATGACGTACAAGCTGTCTTTACGAACGCACTGATTGACGAAATTTAA
- a CDS encoding nicotinate-nucleotide adenylyltransferase, translating into MTLRVGIFGGTFDPFHHGHLTLAADFAKRLHLNQLILLPAGQPWQKAHGAGLNQVSAASHRLAMTRLGAAQLKLPETEVIVATDEIERASPSYTVDTLAAWRKKVGAHASLSFLMGADQLIRLDSWHQWPRLFDYAHLCVAARPGFSLAAAAPVIAAEIAQRTAPAPALSQHTHGLILLDTEFALEISATQIRAQLRESRATLNAAAPPFLPAPIWHYILQHHLYQSTS; encoded by the coding sequence ATGACGCTACGTGTGGGTATTTTCGGTGGGACCTTCGACCCGTTTCATCATGGGCATTTGACGCTCGCTGCCGATTTTGCAAAACGTTTGCACCTTAATCAATTGATTTTGCTGCCCGCGGGGCAGCCGTGGCAAAAAGCGCATGGCGCCGGTCTCAACCAAGTATCGGCGGCCTCTCACCGCTTAGCGATGACGCGCCTGGGCGCAGCTCAACTAAAGTTACCTGAGACTGAAGTCATCGTCGCCACCGATGAAATTGAGCGCGCCAGCCCGAGTTACACAGTGGATACACTGGCTGCATGGCGTAAAAAAGTGGGCGCTCACGCCTCGTTATCGTTTTTGATGGGGGCCGATCAACTGATACGGCTAGATAGTTGGCATCAGTGGCCGCGGCTCTTCGATTATGCACATCTTTGCGTAGCAGCGCGCCCAGGTTTTTCGCTTGCCGCAGCCGCCCCTGTGATTGCCGCAGAGATTGCCCAACGCACAGCGCCCGCGCCCGCACTAAGCCAGCACACGCATGGCCTAATTTTACTCGATACCGAGTTCGCGCTTGAGATTTCGGCAACCCAGATCCGCGCTCAGCTACGAGAATCCAGAGCAACCTTAAATGCCGCAGCACCGCCATTTTTGCCAGCTCCCATCTGGCATTACATTCTTCAGCACCATCTTTATCAATCCACCTCGTAA
- the rsfS gene encoding ribosome silencing factor: protein MNIRTLQRSIVDGLEAMKAQNIEVFNTSHLSDFFDRVIIASGTSNRQTRSLALSVRENVKAAGGQVLSIEGAETGEWVLVDCGDAVVHILLPALRQYYRLEEIWGGKPVHMKLSGPAPLQ from the coding sequence ATGAATATACGTACACTCCAACGCTCAATTGTCGACGGCCTTGAGGCAATGAAAGCGCAAAATATCGAAGTCTTTAATACCAGCCATCTCAGCGATTTCTTTGACCGGGTAATTATCGCCAGTGGCACCTCAAATCGGCAAACTCGCTCTCTTGCTTTGAGCGTGCGAGAAAACGTCAAAGCTGCTGGCGGCCAAGTCCTCAGCATTGAAGGCGCCGAAACGGGCGAATGGGTGTTAGTCGATTGCGGCGATGCAGTCGTGCATATTTTGCTCCCCGCGCTACGGCAATATTACCGGCTCGAAGAAATTTGGGGCGGCAAGCCAGTCCATATGAAACTCTCGGGGCCAGCACCCTTACAATGA
- a CDS encoding O-antigen ligase family protein, with protein sequence MPGTKVSVSYPLASAQLFALIALWCVPFSTALTNIALGLFAIAALLAPELWRNWRNALRHPVSIATLALLGALAISVLYSSAPFEESIKWLAKYRKLLFIPLLIAVFQGRPLANVARLGLCVSLSFVLLLSISNYLGLTTIGPLYNADDPVTHAWVFKNHITAGLFSALLFSLAMDIAETASSARAKGLYYLLSLLALVNVLVMLQGRTGQVVIIMLAIYQIVCKLRKINFRHDRRLIAAQAVFLAILIGTTSASLYFKSTRLADTGSEISAYQQHNQSNATGLRLEWYRKSMELITQRPFFGYGAMGVHEAFKQLTDGYSGARGAVTANPHNQYLLFAVELGLVGLGLFIYLLVQIARAAARLPTQSRQLLSTWLFIFTMGCLVNSLLLDISEGYLFVLLSGILIGCANRPNPHNTKSL encoded by the coding sequence ATGCCTGGCACAAAAGTTTCTGTTTCATATCCGCTAGCAAGCGCCCAACTATTTGCGTTAATTGCGTTATGGTGTGTGCCTTTTTCAACTGCGTTGACGAATATCGCGCTTGGCTTGTTCGCGATTGCAGCGTTGCTAGCGCCAGAATTATGGCGTAATTGGCGAAATGCCCTGCGCCACCCTGTCAGTATTGCTACGCTCGCCCTCCTTGGCGCGCTCGCGATCAGCGTGCTCTATAGTTCTGCGCCGTTTGAAGAAAGCATAAAATGGCTCGCCAAATACCGGAAGTTACTTTTTATTCCATTATTAATCGCTGTGTTTCAAGGCAGACCGCTCGCCAACGTTGCCCGCCTTGGTTTATGCGTTAGCCTAAGCTTTGTCTTACTCCTCTCAATCAGCAACTATCTTGGGCTAACCACTATCGGACCGCTCTATAACGCAGACGATCCCGTAACCCATGCTTGGGTCTTTAAAAATCATATTACGGCGGGACTTTTTTCAGCGTTACTCTTTAGCCTAGCGATGGATATAGCTGAAACGGCATCATCTGCACGCGCGAAAGGACTCTATTATTTACTTTCGCTACTAGCGCTGGTTAACGTATTAGTCATGTTGCAAGGCCGTACCGGCCAAGTCGTTATTATCATGCTTGCCATTTACCAAATAGTGTGTAAATTGAGAAAGATCAACTTCCGCCATGATCGCCGCCTGATCGCTGCTCAAGCTGTGTTTCTTGCTATTTTAATCGGTACGACAAGCGCTTCGCTCTATTTTAAGAGTACTCGACTCGCTGATACCGGCTCTGAAATCAGCGCGTACCAGCAACACAACCAGTCTAATGCAACCGGCTTGCGCCTTGAGTGGTATCGTAAAAGCATGGAGTTAATTACCCAGCGTCCGTTTTTTGGCTACGGTGCAATGGGAGTGCATGAAGCATTCAAGCAATTAACTGACGGCTATAGCGGCGCCCGTGGCGCGGTTACTGCTAATCCGCACAATCAATATCTTTTGTTTGCGGTCGAGCTAGGCCTAGTTGGCTTAGGACTTTTTATCTATTTGCTGGTGCAAATTGCACGGGCCGCAGCCCGTCTTCCCACCCAAAGTCGTCAACTACTCAGTACTTGGCTATTCATCTTTACCATGGGGTGTTTGGTGAATTCTTTATTACTTGATATTTCAGAAGGCTATTTATTTGTTCTCTTAAGTGGGATACTAATTGGCTGCGCTAATCGGCCCAACCCGCACAATACAAAAAGCTTATGA
- a CDS encoding glycosyltransferase family 2 protein has protein sequence MAHANFLISVIISTYNRPDALALVLDQCLAQTDTNYEVIVADDGSGEPTRAVIEAATNHTNITVSHVWQADQGFRAAAIRNKGIAQARGEYLIFLDGDCVPQRDFIACHRALAETGWTVTGSRILLNEALTSDLLAQRLSLTQANWGFWVQQRFAQRINKLLPLLVKLPNFAQRRVNGFKWRGIKSCNLAAWAANVHAINGFDEDFSGWGHEDADFVARLYNAGVCRKRGFYATEVLHLWHQEQPRDSENINYQRVLAVLQSKRTWAKNGLDQALMSVRSMRPIHATPPTAKPF, from the coding sequence ATGGCGCACGCTAACTTTCTGATCTCGGTCATTATTTCAACCTATAACCGGCCAGATGCACTAGCGTTAGTGCTTGACCAGTGCCTGGCCCAAACCGACACGAATTATGAGGTGATTGTTGCTGACGATGGTTCTGGTGAGCCAACCCGCGCTGTAATTGAAGCTGCAACAAATCATACGAATATTACAGTAAGTCATGTTTGGCAAGCTGACCAAGGGTTTCGGGCAGCGGCTATTCGCAATAAAGGCATTGCCCAGGCACGCGGTGAATACCTAATCTTTCTCGATGGCGATTGCGTACCGCAGCGTGATTTTATTGCTTGCCACCGAGCGCTTGCCGAAACAGGATGGACGGTTACTGGCAGCCGTATTTTATTGAACGAAGCGCTCACTTCAGACCTCTTGGCGCAACGTTTATCGCTTACGCAAGCCAATTGGGGTTTTTGGGTCCAGCAGCGCTTTGCACAGCGAATCAACAAGCTTTTGCCTTTATTGGTGAAGTTACCCAATTTTGCACAACGCCGCGTCAACGGCTTCAAATGGCGCGGCATTAAAAGCTGCAATCTTGCGGCATGGGCCGCTAATGTGCATGCAATCAATGGCTTTGATGAAGATTTTAGCGGTTGGGGCCACGAGGACGCCGACTTTGTCGCGCGTTTATATAATGCCGGCGTGTGCCGTAAAAGAGGTTTCTATGCTACTGAAGTATTGCATTTATGGCATCAAGAGCAGCCGCGAGATTCTGAAAATATAAACTATCAACGTGTGCTTGCGGTCTTGCAGAGTAAACGCACATGGGCTAAAAACGGGTTGGATCAAGCATTAATGAGTGTGCGCTCGATGCGCCCTATTCATGCAACGCCACCCACGGCCAAGCCGTTTTGA
- the msbA gene encoding lipid A export permease/ATP-binding protein MsbA has translation MNKSSTVTETLTRIWSYLKAHRWIMVLAVASMALVAASEAGIPALLKPLLDKGFGAKDQAAQVKWLVPLAVVVLALVRGAAQYASNYLLSWLSNRVLLDLRLHMFQRMLHASAFFFQRETASTIMNAIVFEVNQVLSILTGVLITLVRDSLAVFFLLGYLFYLNWRLTLILAVILPIIGWLVGKINLRLRRLNREHQKLTNELSYIVEETIAGYKVVKVHHGEPYEMRRFAAMSARLRGYAMRLTVSGALAQPLTQFLASIALALVLAIAVMQAAADQTTIGGFVAFVTAMLLIISPLKHLIDINQPLQRGITAAELIFGLIDEPAEPAGGGRTLARAQGKVEFQQVSFSYGATHPPTLRDLSFTVAPGEVCALVGQSGSGKTTLINLLPRFFDPSAGQILIDETPLTAYQLADLRNQLAFVSQEVVLFNDSIAANVAYGQTIDRGRVEQALAAAHLMELIAELPDGMETQIGGNGMRLSGGQRQRLALARAIYKDAPILILDEATSALDAESESHVQAALDVLMHGRTTFVIAHRLATIERADRILVLEAGQIVEQGKHSELLRQNGRYAQLYRLQHESRQTI, from the coding sequence ATGAATAAATCTTCTACTGTTACTGAAACATTAACGCGTATTTGGAGTTATCTCAAAGCGCATCGCTGGATTATGGTGTTGGCGGTTGCTTCAATGGCGCTGGTGGCAGCAAGCGAGGCCGGGATTCCTGCGTTACTTAAGCCTTTGTTAGACAAAGGCTTTGGCGCTAAAGATCAAGCGGCGCAGGTCAAATGGCTGGTGCCGTTGGCGGTGGTTGTTTTAGCTTTAGTGCGCGGCGCGGCGCAATATGCGTCTAATTATTTGTTGTCGTGGCTCTCTAATCGGGTCTTGCTCGATTTGCGTTTACATATGTTTCAACGCATGTTGCATGCGAGTGCGTTCTTTTTTCAGCGCGAGACCGCCAGCACGATCATGAATGCGATTGTTTTTGAAGTCAACCAGGTGCTGAGTATCCTCACGGGCGTATTAATTACGTTGGTGCGAGATTCATTAGCGGTTTTTTTTCTGCTGGGCTATCTATTTTATTTAAATTGGCGTTTGACTTTAATTTTGGCGGTGATTTTACCTATCATCGGCTGGCTGGTCGGCAAAATTAATCTGCGTTTGCGCCGCTTAAATCGCGAGCACCAAAAATTAACCAATGAACTTTCTTATATCGTTGAGGAAACTATAGCAGGCTATAAGGTGGTTAAGGTTCATCATGGTGAGCCTTACGAAATGCGGCGTTTTGCGGCAATGAGCGCGCGTCTGCGCGGTTATGCGATGCGCTTGACGGTTTCTGGCGCGCTAGCTCAGCCGTTGACTCAATTTTTGGCTTCTATTGCATTGGCGCTGGTACTGGCGATTGCGGTGATGCAGGCGGCGGCTGATCAAACTACGATTGGAGGTTTTGTTGCCTTTGTCACGGCCATGTTGTTGATTATCTCGCCGCTTAAACATCTGATTGATATTAACCAGCCGTTGCAACGGGGGATCACTGCGGCAGAGTTGATTTTTGGCTTAATTGACGAGCCGGCTGAACCTGCTGGCGGTGGGCGCACTTTAGCGCGGGCGCAGGGCAAGGTTGAGTTCCAGCAGGTTTCTTTTAGTTACGGAGCCACTCATCCGCCCACGTTGCGTGATCTTTCATTTACCGTAGCGCCCGGCGAGGTGTGCGCGTTGGTGGGGCAATCTGGCAGTGGCAAGACCACTTTGATTAACCTGCTGCCAAGGTTTTTCGACCCCAGCGCTGGGCAGATTTTAATTGATGAAACGCCGCTGACGGCTTATCAGCTGGCTGATCTGCGCAATCAACTTGCTTTTGTCAGCCAAGAGGTGGTGCTGTTTAATGATTCCATCGCTGCCAATGTTGCTTATGGGCAAACGATTGACCGTGGGCGTGTTGAGCAGGCGCTTGCGGCCGCGCATTTAATGGAGTTGATCGCGGAGCTGCCGGATGGGATGGAGACCCAAATTGGCGGTAATGGCATGCGGCTCTCGGGCGGCCAGCGTCAGCGGCTAGCGCTGGCGCGCGCAATTTATAAGGATGCGCCGATTCTGATTCTTGATGAGGCGACTTCGGCGCTGGATGCAGAGTCTGAGAGCCATGTGCAAGCCGCTTTAGATGTCTTGATGCACGGCCGCACCACGTTTGTGATCGCGCATCGGTTAGCGACGATCGAACGCGCGGATCGGATTCTGGTGCTTGAAGCTGGCCAGATTGTGGAGCAGGGCAAACATAGCGAACTATTGCGTCAAAACGGACGATATGCGCAGCTTTATCGGCTTCAGCACGAATCGCGCCAAACTATTTAA